One genomic region from Streptomyces venezuelae encodes:
- a CDS encoding MFS transporter — translation MAGTSPPPTPTWAVRSEAPRQKLALTAMLFAVSMTFIDQTIVSIAAPNITDELDLTASGMQWVVNAYLLSLAAFFALGGRLSDLFGHRRVMLIGTLVFVISSVLCGCVPSGDLAQTWLIVFRATQGLGAALMFPAALAVVIAVFPVDRRGRALALFFGLSGALTAVGPLLGGWLTAWTWRAIFWVNVPVAVVAIVLAVLARIPESRRPERLDIVGAALVAVGMGLSVLGFQQASSWGWGSVATWACIVGGLLVLVLFFGYERRTAHPLIDFDVFRDRAFTVDSLVLFFAMLAFVPVFFFSSVYAQVSLSASPNQAALFLLYFFIGFGLASQWGGRILDKRGARPAMKLGCALGAVGFYLWAQKMTDLSMHDQWPYAAMAGAGIGFLLAPASTDAVNRAIDASYGEVTGITQTVRNYAAAIGMAVFSTVLSHVSTDRITATLQDRGLPPSEASATAEKVAEAVTGHPDGQGPAGDGPVAKALQGAGDAIRMDFAEANQWVFYGMAIALTVAFLCSLAHPGTRVTVRTPDN, via the coding sequence ATGGCAGGTACTTCCCCACCCCCCACGCCGACCTGGGCCGTCCGCAGCGAGGCGCCCCGCCAGAAGCTGGCGCTCACAGCCATGCTCTTCGCGGTGTCGATGACCTTCATCGACCAGACCATCGTCTCGATCGCCGCCCCGAACATCACCGACGAGCTCGACCTGACCGCCTCCGGCATGCAGTGGGTCGTCAACGCGTACCTGCTCTCCCTCGCCGCGTTCTTCGCGCTCGGCGGCCGGCTCTCCGACCTGTTCGGGCACCGCCGCGTCATGCTGATCGGCACCCTGGTCTTCGTCATCTCCTCGGTGCTCTGCGGCTGTGTGCCCTCCGGCGACCTCGCCCAGACCTGGCTGATCGTCTTCCGCGCAACCCAGGGTCTCGGAGCTGCCCTGATGTTCCCGGCAGCGCTGGCCGTCGTCATCGCCGTCTTCCCCGTCGACCGTCGCGGTCGCGCCCTCGCGCTCTTCTTCGGACTCTCCGGCGCCCTCACCGCCGTCGGACCCCTGCTCGGCGGCTGGCTGACCGCGTGGACGTGGCGGGCGATCTTCTGGGTCAACGTACCGGTGGCCGTCGTCGCGATCGTGCTCGCCGTGCTCGCCCGCATCCCCGAGAGCCGCCGCCCCGAGCGCCTGGACATCGTCGGCGCCGCGCTGGTCGCCGTCGGCATGGGCCTGAGTGTGCTGGGCTTCCAGCAGGCCTCGTCCTGGGGCTGGGGCAGCGTCGCGACCTGGGCCTGCATCGTCGGCGGCCTGCTCGTCCTGGTGCTGTTCTTCGGCTACGAGCGGCGCACCGCCCACCCACTGATCGACTTCGACGTCTTCCGGGACCGGGCCTTCACCGTCGACAGTCTCGTGTTGTTCTTCGCGATGCTCGCCTTCGTACCGGTGTTCTTCTTCTCGTCCGTGTACGCCCAGGTGTCGCTCAGCGCCTCTCCGAACCAGGCCGCGCTCTTCCTGCTGTACTTCTTCATCGGCTTCGGCCTCGCATCCCAGTGGGGTGGACGGATCCTCGACAAGCGCGGCGCCCGCCCGGCCATGAAGCTCGGCTGCGCGCTCGGCGCGGTCGGGTTCTACCTCTGGGCGCAGAAGATGACCGATCTGTCGATGCACGACCAGTGGCCTTACGCGGCCATGGCGGGCGCCGGCATCGGATTCCTGCTCGCGCCGGCCTCCACCGACGCCGTCAACCGGGCTATCGACGCCTCGTACGGCGAGGTCACGGGGATCACCCAGACGGTCCGCAACTACGCGGCCGCCATCGGCATGGCCGTATTCAGCACCGTGCTGTCCCATGTCTCCACGGACCGCATCACCGCCACGCTCCAAGACCGCGGGCTGCCGCCGTCCGAAGCCTCGGCCACCGCGGAGAAGGTCGCCGAGGCGGTCACCGGTCACCCGGACGGCCAGGGTCCCGCCGGTGACGGGCCGGTAGCGAAGGCCCTGCAAGGGGCGGGGGACGCGATCCGGATGGATTTCGCGGAGGCCAACCAGTGGGTGTTCTACGGCATGGCGATCGCCCTGACCGTGGCGTTCCTGTGCTCGCTGGCCCACCCCGGGACGCGCGTCACCGTGCGCACTCCGGACAACTGA
- a CDS encoding SRPBCC family protein, which translates to MSRNRRLILSPPSRVWGLLSNGHRYGEWVSGTQEVIAADPHWPEVGARLRVRVGVGPLTLDDTCVVRICEPGRRLELEAKADPFGAARIAMNLIPWGGNTLFLLEWHPLRGPGTRMHGLPVDYVVSIRNGMMLTKLARIAVREQHGSIADLPSEATGR; encoded by the coding sequence GTGTCCCGGAATCGCCGCTTGATCCTCAGCCCGCCGTCCCGCGTGTGGGGCCTGCTGTCCAACGGACATCGCTACGGGGAGTGGGTCTCGGGAACGCAAGAGGTCATCGCAGCCGACCCGCACTGGCCAGAGGTGGGCGCCCGGCTCCGGGTCCGGGTGGGAGTCGGCCCCCTCACCCTCGACGACACCTGTGTCGTCCGCATCTGCGAGCCCGGTCGCCGTCTGGAACTGGAGGCGAAAGCGGATCCCTTCGGCGCGGCCCGCATCGCCATGAACTTGATCCCATGGGGCGGGAACACGCTCTTCCTCCTCGAATGGCACCCCCTCCGGGGCCCCGGCACCCGCATGCACGGGCTCCCCGTCGACTACGTCGTCTCCATTCGCAACGGCATGATGCTGACGAAACTCGCCCGGATCGCCGTCCGCGAACAGCACGGCAGCATCGCCGATCTGCCCTCGGAGGCCACCGGCCGGTGA